One window of the Nicotiana tabacum cultivar K326 chromosome 4, ASM71507v2, whole genome shotgun sequence genome contains the following:
- the LOC107771000 gene encoding uncharacterized protein LOC107771000, which translates to MPSVPPQQQQKSTNMEEIKKGAWSPEEDQKLKSYIMRYGIWNWSHMPRFAGLSRSGKSCRLRWMNYLRPDVKRGPFSVEERETVIKMYQELGNRWSEIARRLPGRTDNEVKNFFHTHLKKHFGLKYDAPLKSTTNGARSNKRVLKKTKGNERTNVEKRSPDHVSSSDSNSIITCEENQMMDVTMNLYQTDGDCYNVVDQPNIEMEISPVILESNPDDGDTYNSNCQQLHDQFEYSHDISEYFSSFDSDGQFDMSSSWFDVLWDAETSDFFREVITS; encoded by the exons ATGCCAAGTGTACCACCACAACAGCAGCAGAAAAGCACAAACATGGAGGAGATAAAGAAGGGAGCATGGTCTCCAGAGGAAGACCAAAAATTGAAATCTTATATCATGAGATATGGCATTTGGAATTGGAGCCACATGCCCAGATTTGCAG GGCTTTCAAGAAGCGGGAAAAGTTGTAGGCTAAGATGGATGAACTATCTCCGCCCTGATGTTAAGAGAGGGCCCTTTAGCGTAGAAGAAAGAGAAACGGTCATCAAAATGTATCAGGAACTTGGAAATAG ATGGTCAGAAATTGCTCGAAGATTGCCAGGAAGAACAGACAACGAAGTTAAGAACTTCTTCCACACACACTTAAAGAAGCATTTCGGACTGAAATATGATGCCCCGTTGAAGAGTACTACCAACGGGGCAAGAAGCAATAAAAGGGTACTGAAGAAAACCAAAGGAAATGAGAGGACAAACGTCGAGAAACGATCACCTGATCATGTTTCTTCATCAGACAGCAACAGTATTATTACATGTGAAGAAAATCAGATGATGGATGTTACTATGAATTTATATCAAACAGACGGAGATTGCTACAACGTTGTCGATCAACCAAATATTGAGATGGAAATTAGTCCTGTTATATTGGAGAGCAACCCAGATGATGGTGATACTTATAACTCCAACTGCCAACAACTTCATGATCAGTTTGAGTACTCTCATGATATTTCCGAATATTTTTCCAGCTTTGACTCCGACGGCCAGTTCGATATGAGTTCATCCTGGTTTGATGTACTTTGGGATGCCGAAACATCTGATTTCTTCAGAGAGGTTATAACAAGTTAG